In the Streptomyces sp. BHT-5-2 genome, one interval contains:
- a CDS encoding Gfo/Idh/MocA family protein gives MDERDETRAKEPRGTLGVAVIGTGRMGADHVRRLDEVISGARVAAVADLDADRAGRLADGIEGATAYTDPAAAMDDPGVDAVLIASPGPAHEAALLDAFARDLPVLCEKPLTPDAASALRVLTAERKLGHRRVQVGFMRRYDAGYRTLKSLLDGGTYGRPLMLHNKHRNADTPPGFTNAMMINDSVVHEIDVTRWLLDEEITAVRVLRPAPTGNAPDGLSDPQLILFETAGGQVVDTELFVNCGFGYQVGCEAVCEGGTARIGDDHGVFVNTAGHWGGTITPGFVERFEDAYDRQVQHWVDATRRGEVEGPSCWDGYAAAAVCEAGVRAQATGERVAVELVERPDLYR, from the coding sequence ATGGACGAGAGGGACGAGACGCGTGCGAAGGAGCCGCGCGGGACGCTGGGCGTGGCGGTCATCGGCACCGGACGCATGGGGGCCGACCACGTGCGGCGCCTCGACGAGGTGATCAGCGGGGCCAGGGTGGCGGCCGTTGCCGACCTCGACGCCGACCGGGCGGGCCGCCTCGCCGACGGCATCGAGGGCGCCACCGCCTACACCGACCCGGCCGCCGCCATGGACGACCCCGGCGTGGACGCGGTACTCATCGCCTCGCCGGGCCCGGCCCACGAGGCGGCGCTGCTCGACGCCTTCGCCCGCGACCTGCCGGTGCTCTGCGAGAAACCGCTGACCCCCGACGCCGCCTCCGCGCTGCGCGTCCTCACGGCCGAGCGGAAACTGGGCCACCGGCGCGTCCAGGTCGGCTTCATGCGCCGCTACGACGCCGGCTACCGCACCCTGAAGTCCCTGCTGGACGGCGGCACTTACGGCCGCCCGCTGATGCTGCACAACAAGCACCGCAACGCCGACACCCCGCCCGGCTTCACCAACGCGATGATGATCAACGACTCGGTGGTGCACGAGATCGATGTGACGCGCTGGCTGCTGGACGAGGAGATCACCGCCGTACGCGTACTGCGGCCGGCACCGACCGGCAACGCGCCGGACGGGCTGAGCGACCCGCAGCTGATCCTCTTCGAGACCGCCGGCGGACAGGTCGTGGACACCGAGCTTTTCGTCAACTGCGGCTTCGGCTACCAGGTCGGCTGCGAGGCGGTCTGCGAAGGCGGCACCGCCCGGATCGGCGACGACCACGGGGTGTTCGTCAACACCGCCGGCCACTGGGGCGGCACCATCACCCCCGGCTTCGTGGAGCGCTTCGAGGACGCCTACGACCGGCAGGTGCAGCACTGGGTCGACGCCACCCGGCGCGGCGAGGTCGAGGGCCCCAGCTGCTGGGACGGCTATGCGGCCGCCGCGGTGTGCGAGGCGGGCGTGCGGGCACAGGCCACCGGGGAACGGGTCGCCGTGGAACTCGTCGAGCGACCGGACCTCTACCGCTGA
- a CDS encoding sugar porter family MFS transporter, with protein MAAPTSRSAPPAGPKANGNAGSPQGARDTRRFIVAIAAIAALGGALFGYDTGVVSGALPFMEQHFGLTSLSEGVITSALLIGAAFGSLAGGRMSDALGRRNSLLWSGAVFIGGALAVALAPTVPFMTAARFVLGLAVGSASVITPLYLSEIAPSHIRGRLVSFNSLMIVSGQLLAYLVNAVLAHWEAWRWMLGLAALPAVALFLGVLFLPDTPRWYISRGRQDEAAAVLRRTLAADEVPAELARIDRARNLEADARRGAWRELQLPWVRRLLLVGIGLAIVQQITGVNAVIYFAPKILATTGLGTGAAITATIAVGAVSVVATAIGMSLIDRVGRRPMLLWGLSGMAVSLVLLGAAFHLPHSTAVSYLVLGLMVLYMGFMQATLNTGVWLLLAEMFPLKVRGLAMGAAVFVMWLVNFGIALFFPVLLDAVGAGATFWLFSAMCVLSLLFCKRYAPETKGLALEDLEQELRRSSTGTGEPATDEPAPRPAPTGPAEHDQRA; from the coding sequence ATGGCAGCACCGACCAGTCGGTCCGCGCCCCCCGCCGGCCCGAAGGCGAACGGGAACGCCGGCAGCCCCCAGGGGGCCCGCGACACCAGACGCTTCATCGTCGCCATCGCCGCCATCGCGGCCCTCGGCGGGGCCCTGTTCGGCTACGACACCGGGGTGGTGTCCGGCGCACTGCCCTTCATGGAGCAGCACTTCGGCCTCACCTCCCTCAGCGAGGGCGTCATCACCAGCGCGCTCCTGATCGGCGCGGCGTTCGGCTCGCTGGCCGGCGGTCGGATGTCCGACGCGCTCGGGCGGCGCAACTCGCTGCTGTGGTCGGGCGCGGTCTTCATCGGCGGGGCGCTGGCCGTCGCGCTGGCGCCGACCGTGCCGTTCATGACCGCCGCACGCTTCGTACTGGGCCTCGCGGTGGGCAGCGCGTCCGTCATCACCCCGCTCTACCTGTCCGAGATCGCGCCGTCGCACATCCGTGGCCGGCTGGTGTCGTTCAACTCCCTGATGATCGTCAGCGGTCAGCTGCTGGCGTACCTCGTCAACGCCGTCCTGGCGCACTGGGAGGCGTGGCGCTGGATGCTGGGACTGGCCGCGCTGCCCGCGGTGGCGCTGTTCCTCGGCGTCCTCTTCCTGCCCGACACACCACGCTGGTACATCAGCCGGGGCCGGCAGGACGAGGCTGCCGCGGTGCTGCGCCGTACGCTGGCCGCCGACGAGGTCCCCGCCGAACTGGCCCGTATCGACCGGGCCCGCAACCTGGAGGCCGACGCCCGGCGCGGCGCCTGGCGGGAACTTCAACTCCCCTGGGTGCGACGGCTGCTGCTGGTCGGCATCGGGCTGGCGATCGTCCAGCAGATCACCGGGGTCAACGCGGTCATCTACTTCGCCCCCAAGATCCTGGCGACGACCGGCCTGGGCACCGGCGCCGCGATCACCGCCACCATCGCGGTGGGCGCCGTCTCGGTCGTCGCCACCGCGATCGGCATGTCCCTGATCGACCGGGTGGGCCGCCGCCCGATGCTCCTGTGGGGACTCTCCGGCATGGCGGTGTCGCTGGTCCTGCTGGGGGCGGCGTTCCACCTGCCGCACTCCACCGCCGTCAGCTACCTGGTCCTCGGCCTGATGGTCCTGTACATGGGCTTCATGCAGGCCACCCTCAACACCGGCGTCTGGCTGCTGCTGGCCGAGATGTTCCCGTTGAAGGTGCGCGGACTGGCCATGGGCGCCGCGGTGTTCGTGATGTGGCTGGTCAACTTCGGGATCGCACTGTTCTTCCCGGTACTGCTCGACGCGGTCGGCGCCGGGGCCACGTTCTGGCTCTTCAGCGCGATGTGCGTGCTCTCGCTGCTCTTCTGCAAGCGGTACGCACCGGAGACGAAGGGGCTGGCCCTGGAGGACCTGGAACAGGAACTGCGGCGGAGCTCGACGGGGACCGGGGAACCGGCCACGGACGAGCCCGCCCCGAGGCCCGCCCCCACCGGTCCGGCCGAACACGACCAACGGGCCTGA